In the Aneurinibacillus soli genome, one interval contains:
- a CDS encoding sensor histidine kinase produces MFTKIRNRLTLLFSICMMLFLLLFIVTSYFLLSLAVYQDSKTMVQSVIAHEWEDHRGDIKRPPLHEQAEKDTEHNQHDEAFYYIVGRNGQVIDGHESFPELRAAILERVKGWNPRPGETRTEIFYIQNHKPVRLMLAGQMFDEKKSNIQTIYAGIDITQQHDALERIMVIQVAAAVVFLVLSSVLAYYMANRAMRPIMRSFARQREFVADASHELRTPLSVLHSSIEVVESEEEERLSEFSRQILHDAKDEVQMMTSLVGDLLTLARADSGVLEVNRQSFDLVDLSHQLARTFQPVLAQRNQSFTLHVPETLPVYADAERIKQLLYILLENAGKYTPDGGCITLEIGMERKGKEEHIRLAVQDTGIGIPPEQQARIFGRFYRIDKGRSRQMGGTGLGLAIAEWIVQAHGGTIHLQSTVGVGSTFTVLLPTTIDKAKRNEL; encoded by the coding sequence ATGTTTACGAAAATCCGCAACCGTCTGACGCTGCTGTTCAGTATATGTATGATGCTATTTTTACTTTTGTTTATCGTCACTAGCTATTTTTTGCTGTCGTTAGCCGTGTATCAAGACAGTAAAACGATGGTGCAGAGTGTAATCGCACATGAATGGGAAGACCATCGGGGTGATATCAAACGTCCACCACTACATGAGCAAGCTGAAAAGGACACCGAGCACAATCAGCATGATGAAGCCTTTTATTACATTGTGGGCCGGAACGGACAAGTAATAGATGGGCATGAGTCATTTCCGGAGCTGCGTGCGGCCATTCTCGAACGCGTAAAAGGATGGAACCCACGCCCCGGGGAAACTCGAACGGAAATATTTTATATCCAAAATCACAAACCTGTGCGTCTGATGCTTGCCGGACAGATGTTTGATGAGAAAAAGTCGAATATCCAGACGATTTATGCGGGCATTGATATTACACAGCAGCATGACGCACTTGAACGTATTATGGTGATTCAGGTCGCGGCAGCTGTCGTTTTTCTTGTCTTATCATCGGTGCTTGCTTACTATATGGCAAACCGGGCCATGCGTCCCATTATGCGCTCATTTGCCCGGCAGCGTGAATTTGTTGCCGATGCATCTCATGAGTTGCGTACACCGCTCAGTGTGCTTCATTCCTCAATTGAAGTAGTCGAGTCGGAGGAAGAGGAGCGTCTGTCTGAGTTTTCCCGGCAGATTTTGCATGATGCGAAAGATGAGGTGCAGATGATGACCAGCCTTGTCGGTGATCTGCTTACACTCGCCCGGGCCGACTCGGGCGTGCTGGAAGTAAATCGGCAGTCTTTTGACCTGGTTGACCTATCACATCAGCTTGCTCGTACGTTCCAGCCTGTGCTGGCCCAGCGTAATCAATCTTTTACGCTGCATGTCCCGGAAACATTGCCTGTATATGCGGATGCAGAGCGCATTAAGCAGTTGCTCTACATTCTACTTGAGAATGCGGGCAAATACACACCGGATGGCGGATGCATTACGCTGGAAATCGGTATGGAACGGAAAGGGAAAGAAGAGCATATTCGGCTTGCGGTACAGGATACCGGCATTGGCATTCCCCCTGAGCAGCAAGCCCGCATTTTTGGCCGCTTTTACCGGATAGATAAAGGGCGCTCGCGGCAGATGGGCGGCACCGGACTCGGACTTGCGATTGCGGAGTGGATTGTACAGGCACATGGGGGGACCATTCACTTGCAAAGTACGGTGGGAGTCGGGAGTACGTTTACCGTGCTTTTGCCGACAACTATAGATAAAGCAAAACGAAACGAATTGTAA
- a CDS encoding glycosyltransferase family 2 protein: protein MTMLAILLDDLFIILQVITGAISTYQITIGLAGFFRKHERCVHAPEKSFAVIVAAHNEELVIAPLLENLKRLDYPKEMFDIFVICDNCTDRTADIVRAHDLYAMERFNSEKRGKGHALEWMFEQLWKRKRQYDAVVIFDADNLVSRNFLREMNEKLVGGSKVVQAYLDTKNPYDSWVTISYAVTYWFMNRMWQLARYNLKMANSLGGTGICVDTDLLKEMGWNATSLTEDVEFTARCVEREIYPSWAHNAIVYDEKPLTLASSMKQRLRWMQGHFYCARHYFWPLLFKSVRTRNLSQFDAALYLFQPMRLLIVAMTTLMLYLQVATPLYDQLGLTKTLPNWFWWAINIALYAQTPLAMIIERTPLKAYLGLLAYPVFLLTWIPVTVVAFFTSNNTEWSHTSHTRSMRIEDVS, encoded by the coding sequence ATGACGATGTTGGCAATTTTGCTAGATGATCTATTTATCATACTGCAAGTAATTACTGGGGCAATTAGTACCTATCAAATTACGATCGGACTTGCAGGCTTTTTTCGTAAGCATGAACGGTGTGTGCACGCACCGGAGAAGTCGTTTGCTGTAATTGTAGCGGCGCATAATGAAGAGCTGGTGATTGCGCCGCTTCTCGAAAACTTAAAACGGCTTGATTATCCAAAAGAGATGTTCGATATTTTTGTCATTTGTGATAATTGTACGGATCGTACCGCAGATATCGTACGAGCGCACGATTTGTATGCGATGGAAAGATTTAATAGTGAGAAGCGAGGCAAGGGCCATGCCCTGGAATGGATGTTTGAGCAACTATGGAAGCGCAAGCGCCAGTATGATGCAGTCGTTATTTTTGATGCGGATAATCTTGTCAGTCGCAATTTCCTGCGTGAAATGAATGAAAAACTTGTCGGTGGTTCGAAAGTCGTACAGGCGTATCTGGATACAAAAAATCCATATGATTCTTGGGTGACGATTTCGTATGCGGTGACCTACTGGTTCATGAACCGGATGTGGCAGCTTGCCCGCTATAATCTCAAAATGGCCAATTCACTCGGCGGAACGGGTATCTGTGTAGACACCGACCTGCTCAAAGAAATGGGCTGGAACGCTACATCGCTTACGGAAGATGTCGAATTCACTGCCCGCTGTGTAGAGCGGGAGATTTATCCGTCCTGGGCGCACAATGCAATTGTATACGATGAAAAACCGCTGACGCTCGCCAGTTCGATGAAACAGCGCTTGCGCTGGATGCAGGGGCATTTTTATTGCGCCCGTCATTATTTCTGGCCGCTTTTGTTCAAATCCGTCCGTACCCGTAATCTTTCCCAGTTCGACGCGGCCCTTTATTTGTTCCAGCCAATGCGTCTTTTAATTGTCGCGATGACAACGCTTATGCTGTATTTGCAGGTAGCGACTCCGCTGTATGACCAGCTTGGGCTGACGAAAACACTGCCGAACTGGTTCTGGTGGGCCATTAACATTGCCCTGTACGCACAAACGCCGCTTGCGATGATAATCGAGCGCACGCCGCTTAAAGCGTATCTTGGGTTATTAGCGTATCCGGTGTTTTTGCTTACGTGGATTCCCGTAACTGTGGTCGCTTTCTTTACAAGTAACAATACAGAATGGAGCCATACCTCCCATACACGCTCTATGCGTATTGAAGACGTATCATAA
- a CDS encoding 3D domain-containing protein — protein MSTFFARLVSYWVIMLTILVCIPLIGHNTTSLSYVQSREKLQVALPPTAFLLLNPFSAQSLAPPTPAPLIVPKEEQSKVPPASVPKRTDSVAVQKKNRSNSPTVTALPASVNSTQERVVTANCKSPKQYVQKFRGNISAYTNGLSETGKTSRHPDYGITASGHRTKAGVTVAAGRHIPYGTVLYIEGIGYRTVHDRGGAIKGNKIDVFMSNMKQVNAFGRRHLDVYIVKWGDGKRKHR, from the coding sequence ATGTCTACTTTTTTTGCGAGACTTGTGTCGTACTGGGTCATAATGCTAACTATACTGGTGTGTATTCCACTTATTGGACATAATACAACCTCTCTATCGTATGTCCAATCGCGTGAAAAACTTCAGGTAGCCCTGCCGCCAACTGCCTTCCTTCTACTCAATCCGTTTTCCGCTCAGTCACTCGCTCCCCCCACACCGGCTCCTCTTATTGTGCCAAAAGAGGAGCAGTCAAAAGTCCCTCCGGCTTCCGTGCCCAAACGAACCGATTCAGTAGCTGTCCAAAAGAAAAACAGGAGTAACTCTCCCACAGTAACCGCTCTTCCCGCGTCCGTAAATAGCACGCAGGAACGCGTTGTTACAGCCAATTGCAAAAGCCCCAAACAGTATGTGCAAAAATTCCGGGGGAACATCTCTGCGTATACGAATGGACTAAGTGAAACTGGAAAAACGTCGCGCCATCCGGACTATGGAATTACAGCAAGCGGACACCGCACAAAAGCGGGGGTCACGGTTGCAGCAGGTCGCCATATTCCGTATGGAACGGTGTTATACATTGAAGGCATCGGCTACCGGACCGTTCATGACCGGGGTGGAGCCATCAAGGGAAATAAAATCGACGTATTCATGTCCAATATGAAGCAAGTGAATGCATTCGGTCGTCGCCATCTTGATGTATATATCGTCAAATGGGGGGACGGCAAGCGAAAACATCGCTAG
- the crcB gene encoding fluoride efflux transporter CrcB, whose product MLYIWVGIAGVAGALLRYLLGMWIQGVGTGFPFPTLLINLTGSFLLAFFYTWTAQRFPVHPYVRTAIGTGFVGSFTTFSTFSYETLHLIQHGQIASAAGYVIISLLGGYVAAVLGIRLAARPQETKQERQG is encoded by the coding sequence ATGCTATACATATGGGTAGGAATCGCCGGAGTAGCAGGAGCTCTCTTACGCTATCTGCTTGGAATGTGGATACAGGGTGTCGGCACTGGTTTTCCATTTCCGACTCTTCTCATTAATCTTACAGGTTCGTTTCTGCTTGCCTTCTTTTATACATGGACAGCTCAGCGCTTCCCTGTACATCCATACGTGCGAACTGCCATAGGAACAGGATTTGTCGGATCGTTTACAACGTTTTCGACATTTAGCTATGAAACGCTGCATCTGATACAACACGGACAGATCGCTTCTGCGGCGGGCTATGTGATCATCAGTCTACTCGGTGGCTACGTGGCAGCTGTGTTGGGCATCCGACTTGCGGCACGTCCACAAGAAACCAAGCAGGAAAGGCAGGGATGA
- a CDS encoding PD-(D/E)XK nuclease family protein: MAYQTSPYPEWSWSLSRDHMFHTCKRQYYYHYYGAHGGWLMTASDTARTAYRLKQLKNLYILLGDAVHTAAQKLLDLRETQQAYPDEAAVTRFLRQSLNNAYLESKKQDDWWAYPKQYTMLHEMYYEGELSPARVETVAARMPVCARSLLVSDTWQELARDHTCTVVEVEQLNHITIHDTKVYVKLDALYRRPDDIWVIADWKTGRISERNREQLSLYALYVHECYGVPLEQIEVRTEYLLDGICDRTVPIGEELDVIAHKIRVSTESMKQYSADDYYNRPLPEDSFHGIGEPSTCVMCNYRQICPAAKLG, translated from the coding sequence ATGGCATACCAGACTTCACCTTATCCAGAATGGTCATGGTCGCTGTCGCGCGATCATATGTTTCATACGTGCAAGCGTCAGTACTACTATCATTATTACGGAGCGCATGGCGGGTGGCTGATGACAGCATCTGATACTGCCCGAACCGCTTACCGGCTTAAACAGCTGAAAAATTTGTACATACTACTGGGAGATGCAGTCCATACAGCTGCCCAGAAGCTCCTTGATTTGCGAGAGACGCAACAAGCGTATCCAGATGAAGCAGCCGTAACCCGTTTTCTGCGTCAGTCGCTAAACAATGCGTACCTGGAATCAAAAAAACAAGATGATTGGTGGGCGTATCCGAAGCAGTATACGATGCTGCATGAGATGTACTATGAGGGAGAGCTTTCTCCCGCTCGTGTGGAGACAGTCGCTGCCCGAATGCCAGTATGCGCGCGCAGCTTACTGGTAAGTGACACATGGCAGGAGCTTGCGAGGGATCATACGTGCACGGTTGTAGAAGTAGAGCAGCTCAACCATATTACGATTCATGATACGAAAGTATACGTCAAGCTGGACGCCTTGTATCGCCGCCCGGATGACATCTGGGTAATCGCGGACTGGAAAACGGGCCGGATCAGTGAAAGAAATCGGGAGCAGCTTTCATTGTATGCCCTATATGTGCATGAATGCTATGGGGTTCCGCTCGAGCAGATCGAAGTACGAACCGAATATTTGCTTGATGGAATATGCGACCGAACGGTGCCGATAGGAGAAGAACTCGATGTAATCGCACACAAGATTCGTGTCAGTACAGAAAGTATGAAGCAGTATAGTGCAGATGACTACTACAATCGCCCACTCCCGGAAGATTCCTTCCATGGTATAGGAGAGCCGTCTACATGTGTCATGTGCAACTATCGCCAAATCTGTCCGGCTGCAAAGCTTGGGTAG
- a CDS encoding DUF309 domain-containing protein has translation MTPKALLDYLVYFHAERDYFECHEVLEEYWKSLSSEQNRDVWVGLIQIAVGLYHQRRGNITGAKKILAASLTRLTPAELDWLGFAGDLLRDAIIERLHDIEAGLPYADLNLPLRPKLAAQCEMQCAMEGRHWLSPTNFADPFLIHKHKLRDRSAVIAERERRLSERTPNNQSRIDKPSHM, from the coding sequence ATGACACCAAAAGCTTTGTTAGACTATCTTGTTTATTTTCATGCAGAACGTGATTATTTTGAATGTCATGAGGTATTGGAAGAATACTGGAAGAGCCTTTCATCCGAGCAAAATCGCGATGTATGGGTCGGGCTTATTCAAATTGCGGTCGGACTGTATCATCAACGGCGCGGTAATATTACAGGCGCAAAAAAAATACTCGCTGCGTCTCTTACTCGGCTTACGCCCGCTGAACTAGACTGGCTTGGTTTTGCGGGAGATCTACTTCGTGATGCGATCATCGAGCGGTTACATGACATAGAAGCAGGGCTTCCGTATGCGGATTTGAATCTTCCGCTGCGCCCGAAGTTGGCCGCACAATGTGAAATGCAGTGCGCGATGGAAGGCCGTCATTGGCTGTCTCCTACTAATTTTGCCGATCCATTTCTCATCCATAAACACAAGCTGCGCGATCGTAGTGCTGTCATCGCAGAACGGGAACGCCGCCTTTCAGAACGCACCCCAAACAATCAGTCCCGCATAGATAAACCCTCCCACATGTAA
- a CDS encoding copper resistance CopC family protein encodes MRYFTVLLMTIFLLARPLPAFALTELQTSEPANGSMVQQDRQDIRLTFTSEIKEGSYFRIQDDTGNRINVQDLKVNGKEMTGRTAAPLPNGIIVITWAIIDKNDNHNQGGITFHVKTSHSSTPNAFQPQQKISAVTFLPLVLGGIGILVLAGVIWLLKKRTT; translated from the coding sequence ATGCGGTACTTCACAGTTCTACTCATGACCATTTTCCTGTTAGCCAGACCGCTCCCTGCTTTTGCGCTTACCGAGCTGCAAACATCAGAACCTGCTAATGGCAGTATGGTTCAGCAGGACCGACAGGACATTCGGCTGACATTTACATCGGAGATTAAAGAAGGTAGTTATTTCCGAATTCAGGATGATACCGGCAATCGAATTAACGTGCAGGATCTGAAAGTGAATGGCAAAGAAATGACCGGACGCACAGCTGCTCCGCTGCCAAATGGCATTATTGTCATAACGTGGGCAATTATAGATAAAAACGACAATCATAATCAGGGTGGAATTACGTTTCACGTGAAGACAAGCCACTCTTCTACGCCGAATGCATTCCAGCCCCAGCAAAAAATCAGCGCAGTTACCTTCCTTCCACTTGTGCTAGGCGGAATCGGCATCCTCGTACTAGCGGGCGTAATCTGGCTGTTAAAAAAACGAACCACTTAA
- a CDS encoding SDR family NAD(P)-dependent oxidoreductase, which produces MDLKLSGKKALITGGSRGIGKAIARQLALEGVDCTICSRNESSLKIAAEELAQETKRNIYPIVADTSNPDSILNLVEKSAAAMGSIDILINNGARVGGGEPEDFNHIKDELILKDFEEKYMGYFRCMRAVAPYMIKNNWGRIINISGLAARIGGNYFSSGPRNASIVHLTKSASLELGKHGINVNAIYPGIADTETIRERFPNEEALRKVAELNPLGRLITAEEIAYVVTFLASPLSASITGDVISVTGGIGNTVYY; this is translated from the coding sequence ATGGACTTAAAGTTATCTGGAAAAAAAGCACTTATTACAGGAGGAAGCCGTGGGATTGGTAAAGCTATTGCCCGTCAGCTAGCTCTGGAAGGTGTAGATTGTACGATTTGTTCTAGAAACGAATCCTCGCTAAAGATCGCTGCAGAGGAATTAGCCCAAGAAACAAAAAGAAATATCTATCCGATCGTGGCAGATACTTCGAATCCTGACTCTATCCTAAACTTAGTTGAAAAATCAGCAGCAGCGATGGGTAGTATTGATATTCTGATCAACAATGGAGCCCGTGTTGGTGGTGGAGAGCCCGAAGATTTTAACCACATTAAAGATGAGCTTATTTTGAAAGATTTTGAAGAAAAATATATGGGCTATTTTCGTTGTATGCGAGCGGTTGCTCCTTATATGATAAAAAATAATTGGGGGCGGATCATTAATATAAGTGGTCTGGCTGCTAGGATAGGCGGCAATTATTTTAGTTCCGGTCCGCGTAATGCATCTATTGTCCATTTAACAAAATCCGCATCATTAGAATTAGGGAAGCATGGAATTAACGTGAATGCTATTTATCCAGGGATTGCCGACACGGAAACGATTAGAGAGCGATTCCCTAATGAGGAGGCTTTACGCAAGGTAGCAGAACTAAATCCGCTCGGTCGCCTGATTACAGCGGAGGAAATTGCTTATGTCGTTACCTTCCTAGCTTCACCTTTGTCAGCATCGATTACTGGCGATGTCATTTCAGTAACCGGTGGTATAGGGAATACCGTTTATTATTAA
- a CDS encoding DUF2334 domain-containing protein has product MKRWGLILLLIAVLASPFPTIGRTNELPNYNKGAALLRLEDIAPGSPYRSPDELGRLRAVFTYLQEQHVPFSVAVIPRAIFIGRDGSRYDRGFDDEKPAENVRQLARLLRDAQGKGAVLGMHGYTHQYGDKPLQDGTQNTGVGFEFNVAGVPDTKTTSYAAERIEKSLRAFDRVGLVPAFWESPHYTDTRAQEEVFRSYMGILYQPDFRSLVSLRDMNVYETNNTYRKVTSGSVYVPAPLSYVHDGHSSAAIVRKLQTYKGLASVFYHPYLEFEHMEPIHRPDGTQVMQDGLPLYRYRIGETSDLQQLVAGVRKSGFTWMSLHEVVPFTPAHRLSLSDASVHLMTGDVTGSGSASLVIDDGSAIYVQMGDFRWPRNRSQPEGRRFLTHTFGPDDILTLADINGDGRKDLLSYDRKSGRVAVFESTGTSFAKARAYGQLPPGGSALQVGDFDGDGDEDVLWQNDTGWKLMRNEDGRFTVARTGRLAAGAVLLTGDVDGDGADEWIEVSSSSHMVHIFRDRRDGKTNAIVLNSRDQWKNMQWLAGDTNGDGKCDLIAYDPASGLWDVWQSTGSSFMKFLPTYGPWARGGRMALCADFDGNGRADIGVWETKHQGVDISLSFEPNKR; this is encoded by the coding sequence ATGAAAAGATGGGGGCTTATTCTGCTGCTTATCGCAGTCCTAGCAAGCCCGTTCCCAACAATCGGGCGGACGAATGAACTGCCAAACTACAATAAAGGAGCTGCATTGCTTAGGCTAGAGGATATCGCGCCTGGAAGTCCGTATCGATCACCCGATGAGCTGGGACGCCTGCGCGCAGTATTTACGTATTTGCAGGAACAGCACGTCCCATTTTCCGTAGCGGTCATTCCACGAGCGATATTCATTGGAAGGGACGGTTCGCGTTATGATCGCGGGTTTGACGATGAGAAGCCAGCGGAGAATGTTCGCCAGTTAGCACGCCTGCTTCGGGATGCGCAGGGGAAGGGTGCGGTGCTTGGCATGCACGGCTATACGCATCAATACGGCGACAAACCACTCCAAGATGGAACACAGAATACAGGCGTTGGTTTTGAGTTTAACGTAGCGGGTGTACCGGATACAAAAACAACATCGTATGCCGCGGAACGAATCGAAAAAAGTTTGCGGGCATTTGATCGTGTCGGACTTGTACCGGCATTCTGGGAATCTCCTCATTACACAGATACGCGCGCGCAGGAAGAGGTGTTTCGCTCGTACATGGGGATTTTATACCAGCCTGACTTTCGTTCGCTCGTCTCGTTACGGGACATGAATGTGTATGAAACAAATAATACATATCGCAAGGTAACGTCCGGTTCTGTGTATGTACCTGCTCCTCTCTCGTATGTGCATGACGGTCATTCGTCTGCGGCTATCGTCAGAAAACTTCAGACGTATAAAGGACTTGCGTCTGTGTTTTATCATCCATATCTTGAATTCGAACATATGGAGCCGATTCATCGTCCAGATGGCACACAGGTGATGCAGGATGGTCTGCCATTGTACCGATACCGCATCGGGGAAACATCCGACCTGCAGCAACTTGTAGCTGGTGTGCGAAAAAGCGGGTTTACCTGGATGTCGCTTCATGAGGTTGTGCCATTCACGCCAGCGCACCGCCTGTCGCTGTCGGATGCGTCTGTACACCTGATGACTGGAGATGTCACGGGGAGCGGGTCCGCTTCGCTTGTCATAGACGATGGATCAGCGATTTATGTACAGATGGGAGACTTCCGCTGGCCGCGTAATCGAAGTCAGCCGGAGGGGCGCCGTTTTCTGACGCACACATTTGGACCGGATGACATTCTTACACTGGCGGATATAAACGGAGATGGGCGAAAAGATTTGCTTTCGTATGATCGCAAATCTGGTCGTGTAGCTGTTTTTGAATCGACCGGAACTTCTTTTGCTAAGGCGCGTGCGTATGGTCAACTTCCGCCGGGTGGATCAGCTTTGCAGGTGGGCGACTTTGATGGGGATGGCGATGAGGACGTACTTTGGCAGAATGATACAGGCTGGAAGCTTATGCGTAATGAGGACGGGCGATTTACGGTCGCGCGTACTGGCCGTTTAGCAGCAGGTGCTGTCCTTTTGACCGGAGATGTTGACGGGGATGGAGCCGATGAATGGATAGAAGTATCATCATCTTCTCATATGGTGCATATTTTTCGAGATAGGAGAGATGGCAAAACAAATGCTATCGTTCTAAACTCTCGTGATCAGTGGAAGAATATGCAATGGCTGGCTGGAGATACGAACGGAGATGGGAAATGTGATCTGATCGCATATGACCCCGCAAGCGGCCTCTGGGATGTATGGCAGAGTACAGGTTCTTCGTTTATGAAATTTCTTCCGACATACGGGCCATGGGCACGCGGGGGAAGAATGGCGCTGTGTGCGGATTTTGACGGCAATGGCCGTGCCGATATCGGCGTCTGGGAGACAAAACATCAGGGTGTAGACATCAGTCTTTCTTTTGAACCAAACAAGCGGTAA
- a CDS encoding fluoride efflux transporter FluC: MSMEIVWVATGGGLGAISRFAVTSFISRVVSSPMPYGTLVVNLLGSFLLGLLYGIEASLPQLLFAGVGFLGSFTTFSTFQFDIIGLRGTQQNGVAFRYITLSLLGGIILVALGFELGRLFN, translated from the coding sequence ATGAGCATGGAGATCGTCTGGGTAGCAACAGGTGGGGGCCTCGGGGCAATCAGCCGCTTTGCGGTTACCTCCTTTATAAGCCGGGTCGTTTCCTCTCCGATGCCGTATGGAACATTAGTAGTAAATTTGCTTGGCTCGTTTTTACTTGGGCTTTTGTATGGCATAGAAGCAAGCCTACCGCAGCTTCTGTTTGCGGGTGTCGGGTTTCTTGGGTCGTTTACGACGTTTTCTACGTTTCAGTTTGATATCATAGGACTCCGTGGCACACAGCAAAACGGGGTTGCATTCCGTTACATAACCCTTAGCCTTCTAGGTGGCATTATACTGGTCGCGCTTGGATTCGAACTTGGCCGCCTGTTTAACTGA
- a CDS encoding response regulator transcription factor gives MYVLVAEDDQKLGKLITHMLKKEAHTVDWFESGHDVVESVQASAYDAVILDWMMPGEDGVSICRRLREAGYAGGILLLTARDALDDRVCGLDAGADDYLVKPFEFAELLARVRALARRTRTPLVSDTIEAGDFVLHCTEHTLRQNDTVIQLTPREFQLLELLLRNRGQVVPREVILERIWGYDADISSNTLDAFVRLLRKKIDTSGSHMLIQNVRGIGYRLEV, from the coding sequence ATGTACGTACTTGTTGCAGAGGACGATCAGAAGCTGGGCAAACTGATCACGCATATGCTTAAAAAAGAAGCACACACCGTCGACTGGTTCGAGTCCGGCCACGATGTCGTAGAAAGTGTTCAGGCTTCTGCGTATGATGCGGTTATTCTTGACTGGATGATGCCGGGCGAGGATGGCGTCAGCATCTGCCGCCGCTTGCGGGAAGCCGGCTATGCGGGCGGGATTTTACTGTTAACTGCACGGGATGCACTCGATGACCGGGTGTGCGGGCTTGATGCCGGAGCGGACGACTATCTGGTAAAGCCGTTTGAATTTGCGGAACTTCTCGCCCGAGTTCGGGCGCTGGCCCGGCGCACGCGCACACCGCTGGTATCTGACACAATCGAGGCAGGCGATTTCGTTCTTCACTGCACGGAGCATACGTTAAGACAAAATGATACCGTTATTCAGCTTACGCCGCGTGAGTTTCAGTTGCTGGAGCTTTTGCTGCGTAACCGGGGACAGGTTGTACCGCGCGAAGTGATTCTTGAGCGTATATGGGGGTATGACGCAGACATTAGCAGTAATACGCTCGATGCATTTGTCCGCCTGCTCCGCAAAAAAATTGACACATCCGGTAGTCACATGTTGATTCAGAACGTACGCGGCATTGGCTATCGGCTTGAGGTATAA
- a CDS encoding YqkE family protein encodes MAKQKRTGGQVPKPAEEGSTLKDLLGEGTLDKLKNMSRTMKEEEEKKRVAALEQQRAEQKEREKNKSFSELLDESHLDWKKFK; translated from the coding sequence ATGGCGAAACAAAAACGAACAGGCGGACAGGTGCCAAAGCCTGCTGAAGAAGGATCAACCCTGAAAGACTTGCTTGGAGAAGGAACGCTCGATAAATTAAAAAATATGTCTCGTACGATGAAGGAAGAAGAGGAAAAAAAACGTGTAGCAGCACTGGAGCAGCAACGTGCGGAACAGAAGGAGCGCGAGAAAAACAAATCATTTTCTGAGTTGCTGGATGAAAGTCATCTTGATTGGAAGAAATTCAAATAA